Proteins from a single region of Xyrauchen texanus isolate HMW12.3.18 chromosome 7, RBS_HiC_50CHRs, whole genome shotgun sequence:
- the LOC127646411 gene encoding fibronectin type III domain-containing protein 9: MTITIQNVTATSAIVSWSSSPSCIDTFYSIMYHPNWNNLLMGYTRKSFVREDRVPVSQTSTSLSNLSPQTTYILCVTCQSANPTKGQCQVFSTLDEGTELGENGRELAMGVWLASSILLLIIAVALLWGCLHTICPAKRDSNQGNQPGSNPPHMALAPMGGNVGSEGRKHLYTPSFNEEDSQNATVIENPFRAERGSEPGNGPSHEIRTQGNKQYFGPESNL; this comes from the coding sequence ATGACGATCACCATTCAGAATGTCACTGCCACCTCCGCCATTGTCAGCTGGTCCTCATCCCCCAGTTGCATTGACACGTTCTACAGCATCATGTACCACCCAAACTGGAACAACCTTCTGATGGGTTATACTCGCAAGAGCTTCGTACGTGAGGACAGGGTTCCTGTAAGCCAGACCTCAACCAGTCTGAGCAACCTCAGTCCACAGACTACTTACATCCTATGCGTCACCTGCCAGTCTGCGAACCCCACCAAAGGGCAGTGCCAGGTTTTCAGTACCCTGGATGAGGGTACAGAGCTTGGGGAGAATGGTAGGGAGCTGGCCATGGGAGTCTGGTTGGCCAGCAGTATCCTTCTTTTGATTATCGCTGTGGCTCTACTTTGGGGATGTCTCCACACAATCTGTCCAGCTAAGAGAGACTCAAACCAGGGCAACCAGCCAGGTTCTAACCCTCCTCACATGGCTCTGGCACCCATGGGTGGGAATGTGGGAAGTGAGGGAAGAAAACATCTCTACACGCCAAGTTTTAACGAGGAGGACTCTCAGAATGCAACAGTGATTGAGAACCCTTTTCGAGCAGAGCGCGGAAGCGAGCCGGGAAATGGGCCAAGCCATGAAATTAGAACGCAGGGTAATAAACAGTACTTTGGGCCAGAGTCAAATTTATAG